A stretch of the Panicum virgatum strain AP13 chromosome 9N, P.virgatum_v5, whole genome shotgun sequence genome encodes the following:
- the LOC120693273 gene encoding glycosyltransferase BC10-like: MQARVVESMEDAKQAVPPEPRRVLPAAGMLKLSLGFLLLGVGVGLPAIGLFLARHSEAVAAAAPALFRPCVGAPEEEEALERWIRPPARARHAMADEELLWLASFAPRARGRSGGYPFRRVPKVAFMFLAHGPLPLAPLWERFFRANEGRYSIYVHTMPLYRANFTSDSVFYRRQIPSKNVEWGQMTMCDAERRLLANALLDISNEWFVLVSESCIPLFDFNTTYQYFQNSSQSFVMSIDDPGRDGRGRYNLNMAPEVELEQWRKGWQWFQVDRELAVAIVGDTVYYPKFKEFCRPGCYADEHYIQTMLTIEATHRLANRTVTWVDWSRGGPNAAHPATFGRGDITEEFLRGIREGGACMYNDRNSTMCFLFARKFAPSALEPLLELAPTVLGFG; this comes from the exons ATGCAGGCGCGGGTGGTGGAATCCATGGAGGACGCGAAGCAGGCCGTCCCGCCGGAGCCGCGCAGGGTCCTCCCGGCGGCGGGGATGCTCAAGCTGTCCCTGGGGTTCCTGCTGCTCGGCGTCGGGGTGGGGCTGCCCGCGATCGGCCTGTTCCTGGCGCGTCACtccgaggcggtggcggccgccgcgcccgccctgTTCCGGCCGTGCGTAggggcgccggaggaggaggaggcgctggaGCGGTGGATCCGGccccccgcccgcgcgcgccacgCCATGGCGGACGAGGAGCTGCTCTGGCTCGCGTCGTTcgcgccgcgggcgcgcggccggAGCGGCGGGTACCCGTTCCGGCGCGTGCCCAAGGTGGCCTTCATGTTCCTAGCGCACGGCCCGCTGCCGCTGGCGCCGCTCTGGGAGCGCTTCTTCCGGGCGAACGAGGGCCGCTACTCCATCTACGTCCACACGATGCCTTTGTACCGCGCCAACTTTACCTCCGACTCCGTCTTCTACCGCCGCCAAATCCCCAGCAAG AATGTGGAATGGGGTCAGATGACTATGTGTGACGCTGAGAGACGTCTGCTTGCCAATGCATTGCTGGATATATCCAACGAATGGTTTGTGCTAGTGTCCGAGTCATGCATTCCTCTATTTGATTTCAACACAACTTACCAATACTTCCAGAATTCAAGCCAAAGCTTTGTCATGTCGATTGATGATCCCGGAAGAGATGGACGGGGCCGGTACAATTTAAACATGGCCCCCGAGGTCGAGCTTGAACAATGGCGCAAGGGCTGGCAGTGGTTTCAGGTCGACAGAGAGCTTGCCGTTGCGATAGTCGGGGACACGGTCTATTATCCCAAGTTCAAGGAGTTCTGCAGGCCTGGGTGTTATGCTGACGAGCACTACATCCAAACGATGCTCACCATTGAGGCTACTCATCGCCTTGCCAACAGGACGGTTACCTGGGTGGATTGGTCAAGAGGCGGTCCAAACGCAGCGCATCCAGCCACGTTTGGTAGAGGTGATATCACGGAGGAGTTCTTGAGGGGGATTCGAGAGGGAGGGGCTTGTATGTACAATGACCGGAACTCGACGATGTGCTTCTTGTTCGCTCGGAAGTTTGCTCCAAGCGCGTTGGAGCCATTGTTAGAATTAGCACCCACAGTGCTCGGTTTTGGTTAA
- the LOC120690805 gene encoding glycosyltransferase BC10-like, translated as MQARVASMEDVKEARQAAAAAGQGRVLPTGMLKVFLGFLLLGVGLSAAAMYMARHAVAAAAPALFRPCLGSSAAEEEPEGLERWTRPPARVEHAMTDEELLWRASFAPRVRGYPFRRVPKVAFMFLTRGPLPLAPLWERFFRGHEGRYSIYVHALPSYHANFTSESVFYRRQIPSKVAEWGQMTMCDAERCLLANALLDLSNEWFVLVSESCIPIFDFNTTYEYFQNSNRSFLMAFDDPGPYGRGRYNWNMTPEVELDQWRKGSQWFEVDRELAIAIVKDTVYYPKFKEFCRPHCYVDEHYFPTMLTIEAPDSLANRSVTWVDWSRGGAHPATFGRGDITEEFLRRVREGRSCLYNNQNSTMCFLFARKFSPSALEPLLELAPTVLGFG; from the exons ATGCAGGCGCGGGTGGCGTCCATGGAGGACGTGAAGGAGGCGcggcaggcggccgcggcggcggggcaggggagggtGCTGCCCACGGGGATGCTCAAGGTTTTCCTGGGCTTCCTGCTGCTGGGCGTGGGgctgtccgccgccgccatgtacATGGCGCGGcacgccgtggcggcggccgcgcccgcgcttTTCCGGCCGTGCCTGGGGTCCtccgccgcggaggaggagcccGAGGGGCTGGAGCGGTGGACGCGGCCCCCGGCGCGCGTGGAGCACGCGATGACGGACGAGGAGCTGCTCTGGCGCGCGTCGTTCGCGCCGCGGGTGCGCGGGTACCCGTTCCGCCGCGTGCCCAAGGTGGCCTTCATGTTTCTCACGCGAGGCCCGTTGCCGCTGGCGCCGCTCTGGGAGCGCTTCTTCCGTGGCCACGAGGGGCGCTACTCCATTTACGTGCACGCCTTGCCATCCTACCACGCCAATTTCACCTCCGAATCCGTCTTCTACCGTCGCCAAATCCCCAGTAAG GTTGCAGAATGGGGTCAGATGACCATGTGTGATGCTGAGAGATGTCTACTTGCCAACGCTTTGCTGGATTTATCAAATGAGTGGTTTGTGCTAGTGTCTGAGTCCTGCATTCCTATATTTGATTTCAACACAACATACGAATACTTCCAGAATTCAAACCGAAGCTTCCTCATGGCGTTTGATGACCCTGGACCATATGGACGGGGCAGATACAACTGGAACATGACCCCTGAGGTTGAACTTGACCAGTGGCGCAAAGGCTCTCAATGGTTTGAAGTAGACAGAGAACTTGCTATTGCAATAGTCAAAGATACGGTCTATTACCCAAAATTCAAGGAGTTCTGCAGGCCCCACTGTTACGTTGATGAACACTATTTCCCTACTATGCTGACGATTGAAGCTCCGGATAGCCTGGCAAACAGAAGTGTTACTTGGGTGGATTGGTCGAGAGGTGGTGCCCATCCAGCCACGTTTGGCAGGGGCGATATCACGGAGGAATTCTTGAGGAGAGTCCGAGAGGGGCGGTCCTGTCTATACAATAATCAGAACTCAACgatgtgtttcttgtttgcacGAAAGTTTTCTCCAAGCGCGCTGGAGCCATTGTTAGAGCTTGCGCCCACTGTGCTCGGTTTTGGTTGA